A section of the Pelotomaculum isophthalicicum JI genome encodes:
- a CDS encoding CoA-binding protein — protein sequence MLPDIDYKKLTAPESIALVGVTRRTGTGSINPLEVLLKWSCRGRIYPVNRQGGLILGRQAYTSLLDVPEIPDLAVICAPRDAVPELFGQCAAKGVKIVIITAQGFFDGDERGRLMQEELLDVAAKNSIRVLGPNTLGIVNNFNNFCTSFINFINPVKPIGITCQTGTFYLGC from the coding sequence ATGTTGCCTGACATTGATTACAAAAAATTAACCGCGCCGGAATCCATCGCTTTGGTTGGAGTTACCAGACGCACCGGCACAGGAAGTATTAACCCGCTGGAAGTATTGCTCAAATGGAGCTGCCGGGGGAGGATTTACCCGGTCAACCGACAGGGAGGATTAATATTGGGGCGCCAAGCTTACACTTCCCTCCTGGACGTGCCGGAAATACCCGATCTGGCGGTTATTTGCGCGCCGCGTGACGCAGTGCCGGAGCTTTTCGGGCAGTGTGCCGCCAAAGGGGTTAAAATTGTCATTATCACAGCCCAGGGCTTTTTCGACGGAGATGAGCGGGGCAGGTTGATGCAGGAGGAGCTGCTTGACGTGGCAGCAAAAAACAGCATCAGGGTGCTCGGGCCAAACACCCTTGGAATTGTCAACAATTTTAATAATTTTTGCACCTCTTTTATAAATTTTATAAACCCAGTTAAACCGATAGGAATTACTTGTCAAACGGGCACTTTCTATTTAGGCTGTTAA
- a CDS encoding acetate--CoA ligase family protein produces MHREIHRRQAGAKIDGVLIQKYLPKGTELLIGCKRDPQFGPVLVFGTGGVFTEILNDISLRIPPLSKEEFLNMINETKVGKILAGARGTTAVNFDQLTDYLASFAQLVMGNPSISEIDINPLLAYADGFVALDARVTLG; encoded by the coding sequence ATGCACAGGGAGATACATCGCAGACAAGCTGGCGCAAAAATTGATGGAGTGCTTATTCAGAAGTATCTGCCCAAGGGTACAGAACTGTTAATCGGATGCAAGAGGGATCCCCAATTCGGCCCGGTGCTGGTTTTTGGCACGGGAGGCGTCTTTACCGAGATTCTGAATGATATTTCGTTAAGAATACCTCCTTTGAGCAAGGAAGAATTCTTGAATATGATTAATGAAACAAAGGTAGGTAAAATACTGGCCGGCGCCAGGGGCACCACTGCTGTAAACTTTGATCAATTAACCGATTACCTGGCAAGTTTTGCGCAGTTGGTAATGGGAAATCCATCAATATCGGAGATAGATATAAATCCTTTATTGGCATATGCTGACGGGTTCGTGGCTTTGGACGCCAGGGTCACATTGGGATAA
- a CDS encoding acetate--CoA ligase family protein — protein MEQTEAFRLLESYGIPVVRWEKAKDIVEAVSLAEKIGYPVTIKVISPDIIHKSDVGGVRLNIGNPQQLLKRLLQKCTGRYIADKLAQKLMECLFRSICPRVQNC, from the coding sequence TTGGAGCAAACTGAAGCTTTCAGACTCTTGGAATCTTACGGCATCCCTGTAGTCCGTTGGGAAAAGGCTAAAGACATTGTGGAAGCTGTTTCGCTTGCCGAAAAAATAGGGTATCCGGTTACTATAAAGGTAATTAGCCCGGATATCATCCATAAGTCGGATGTCGGGGGAGTGCGGCTGAATATCGGGAATCCCCAACAACTCTTGAAGAGGCTTTTACAGAAATGCACAGGGAGATACATCGCAGACAAGCTGGCGCAAAAATTGATGGAGTGCTTATTCAGAAGTATCTGCCCAAGGGTACAGAACTGTTAA